In the Oncorhynchus keta strain PuntledgeMale-10-30-2019 chromosome 14, Oket_V2, whole genome shotgun sequence genome, one interval contains:
- the nipsnap1 gene encoding LOW QUALITY PROTEIN: protein NipSnap homolog 1 (The sequence of the model RefSeq protein was modified relative to this genomic sequence to represent the inferred CDS: inserted 4 bases in 2 codons; substituted 1 base at 1 genomic stop codon) yields the protein MAEVQSKLHLDQDYSCEMVGSWNTWYGDQAGYPKLNNNQEYLEFQKEMIXIARLTQNQLLLEFCFWNEPSPRLGQNILKIHSYKLKPGTMIEXGNHWARAIKYRQENDEAVGGFFSQVGDLYEVHHLWVYKDLQSRDETKNFLXLKEGWDSSVYFTADGSAGLRVVNQAS from the exons ATGGCTGAGGTGCAGAGCAAGCTCCACTTAGACCAGGACTATTCCTGTGAGATGGTGGGGAGCTGGAATACCTGGTACGGGGACCAAGCGG GCTACCCCAAATTGAACAATAATCAA GAGTATCTGGAGTTCCAGAAGGAGATGAT AATTGCTCGTCTCACGCAGAACCAGCTTCTCTTAGAGTTCTGTTTCTGGAACGAGCCATCACCCAGACTGGGACAGAACATTTTAAAGATACATTCATACAAACTCAAG CCTGGAACAATGATCGAATGAGGGAATCACTG GGCACGGGCGATCAAATACAGACAGGAGAATGACGAGGCAGTTGGAGGGTTCTTCTCACAGGTAGGAGACCTGTATGAAGTTCATCATCTGTGGG TTTATAAAGACCTCCAGTCCAGAGATGAGACCAAAAACTTTCT GCTGAAGGAGGGATGGGATTCTAGTGTGTATTTCACAG